The Candidatus Poribacteria bacterium nucleotide sequence ATCCATTAAACCCTCTTGACCCAGAAAACTTCAAAAAACTACTCCAGAAGCATCGGCATGATGAGCGCAATATCCCTGTCATTGCCCATCGGCTTAATAAGAACGGGATCCAACTCCCGTGAAAACTCTATTGCCACGAACTCGGTTTCGATGTGTGCCAATGCATCTGCCAATAAACGTGCATCAAAGCCAATTAGTATACATCCAGTCCCAGATTCCACACGCACTGTCTCGTAGGGTTCTTCTGGTTCCGATGTCTCTGTGGAGACCCGAATCTGTTCCGTATCGATTTCCAAACGGATCTTATGGTCTTTCGGATTGGCTAACTGTCCGATGTGTTGTGTCACACGCAGGAGTTGCTCTCTTGAAACGCCTACTTTGTTTTTGTTCTGTGGGATGATCTTGTGGTAGTTTGGATACTCTCTGTCCACAAGTTCGGTTGTCAAGGTGGCATCTCCATCGGTAAATCGGATTTGGTTTCCAGAAACAGAGACATCCACTTCAATAGATTCGGAGAAAATTTTCGGAAGCTCCTGAACCGTTTTGAGCGGAACTATAAACCCGTTGGCTTTCCCTTGTAGATCGATCGGATCAAAGCATGCCAGGGCGAGACGCTTGCCGTCCGTCGCAACGATTTCTGTTCTATCTTCAAGGAAGTTGAAGTAGAGACCTTTTAGGAAACTCCGCTCGTCCTCTGTAGATGCAGCATACGCCGTTTTGTGAATGACATCGCGCAATGTCTGTCCACTAAGCGAGAACGTTTCACTTTCAACTGAAAATGGTTGCGGAAAAGTTTCACCAGATATATCGGTGATTTTGTAAATACTATCGCCACACCTAATTTCAACGGTATCGTTGGCTGTTTTTACCAAATTTACCGGCATATCCGTTGGTAAGGTTTTAAGTGTTTCTATCAATTTCTGAGCAGGAACCGTAATCGTTCCCTCCGCTTTGACTGTCGCTTCAATCTTCGTTCTGACGCTAACTTCTAAATCAATCGCTCCGGCTTCCGTGCGGATGAGAACATTT carries:
- the dnaN gene encoding DNA polymerase III subunit beta encodes the protein MRYNSSMYTDLTDEELIELVQDGNEIAFGQLANRHSFRIWQLVVLNSRQTRDAEEIFQDIWIAVWENIDGLRKVSSFGAWLQKIAYTACRRYYTQKSHTRSEILQSTDQLAETMDQDALARFRETELRWAVREAVYHLPEKVRSVAVLYYLEMSTVKEIAEELDLAVGTVKTRLREVRTLLRTEFGVEEVKSERTIRVPEQEAPKPASNRIKEGFEMELTLERDDLLQALQGLQGVTIGQSDEFIHSNVLIRTEAGAIDLEVSVRTKIEATVKAEGTITVPAQKLIETLKTLPTDMPVNLVKTANDTVEIRCGDSIYKITDISGETFPQPFSVESETFSLSGQTLRDVIHKTAYAASTEDERSFLKGLYFNFLEDRTEIVATDGKRLALACFDPIDLQGKANGFIVPLKTVQELPKIFSESIEVDVSVSGNQIRFTDGDATLTTELVDREYPNYHKIIPQNKNKVGVSREQLLRVTQHIGQLANPKDHKIRLEIDTEQIRVSTETSEPEEPYETVRVESGTGCILIGFDARLLADALAHIETEFVAIEFSRELDPVLIKPMGNDRDIALIMPMLLE